Below is a genomic region from bacterium.
AGCATCAAGATTAAGCTCATCTGGCCCTATGCCTGATAGTGGGTCTAATACTCCTCCGAGCACATGGTAACAACCCTTGAAGCTGTTTGTTGCTTCAATAGCTAAGAGATCGGAAATCTCTTCTACTACGCATATTATGCTTTTATCTCTTTGTGGATTCAAACAAATCGCGCATGGGTCGGATTCCGATATTGAACCGCAGATGCTGCAGAATTTAACATTATCGATGAAGCTATTAAGAGCGTTAGCTAAGGCGCGCGCATCTTCGGATGGTTTGTGCAAAACATAAAACGCGATTCTACGAGCGCTTCTTCTTCCAATCCCCGGAAGGCGGGAAAGTTCATCTATCAAGTTTTCGAGTATGGCAGGAATTTCAGACATATATTTAGAACGGTTAAAATTATGGTTTTTCAGGGAGTATGGTATATGGTGTTACAAAGATAACTAATTCGGTTTCATTTGTTTGGTCTTGTTCAAAACGGAACAAGCGGCCGATAATAGGAATATCCTTTAAAATCGGAACTCCTCGCATAAGGGCTTTTGTGTCCCTCGTAGTGAGGCCTCCTATAATAAGCGCCCCTCCATCATCGACAATAACACTCGTTTTTGCCCATCTTGTAATGATGCTATATCCAGCAGAGCCCGGAGAATATGAGTTGCGTTCGATGTAAAGATCCAAGGACACCCTTCCCAAGCTTGTAATATGGGGCTTAACTCGAAGCGTAACTCCTATATCGAATAGAGTCGTTACTACATTTCCCGCTTCATCTGTTGTGTTGATCGGGATCTTAACACCGGACATTATTTCCGCTTCCTGATTGTCGAGAGTCACGATTTCAGGATTATCAACAATTTCGCCATTGTTGTTTGAAGTCAAGGCAGCGATGGAAACACCTATGTCATAGTCTCCAGAGACTATTCCCCATGTAAAAGAACCGAGTTGGTCTGTAACACCGATTTCCTGAGCACGGACTCCGAGACTAGCATATTGATCGTTTGGCGGGATGTTTCCGGTTTTACCGCTAGTCGCTA
It encodes:
- the recR gene encoding recombination protein RecR, which gives rise to MSEIPAILENLIDELSRLPGIGRRSARRIAFYVLHKPSEDARALANALNSFIDNVKFCSICGSISESDPCAICLNPQRDKSIICVVEEISDLLAIEATNSFKGCYHVLGGVLDPLSGIGPDELNLDALLKRLNEGSVEELILATNPTTEGDTTAMYIAKLVLPFNLKTTRIARGLPVGGDLEFADKSTLSRAIENRVPQI